A region from the Paenibacillus humicola genome encodes:
- a CDS encoding M3 family oligoendopeptidase — MSTYPMKWDLEGIYEGGSQSAAFTEELGGIERDIEALAADLKEAARAGTEPDGGKLSRWTSAVQSILLRLRESESFVACLLAQQVKDSAAIGLNDKVKTLAAKFNAALTDFDEQLRRTDEQAWRSWLAGGDTAQVAFALNERREAAREKLPPEQEALAGELAVDGYHGWGDFYNTIVGRARFEAVEPDGTRRTLSAGQMHNRLSNADRSVREASFAEWEREWGEQAELCAETLNRLAGFRLKLYGRRGWQSALKEPLLMNRMSEATLEAMWSAVGEGKPELVRYLERKAGMLGIERLDWHDVEAPIGSAGRTVPYDEAARFILDRFRAFSPDMASFSETAFRDAWIEAEDRAGKRPGGFCTSFPKSGQTRIFMTYSGTASNISTLAHELGHAYHQHVMDDLPPLAQEYAMNVAETASTFAEMIVADSALQAAADPEEKLTLLEDKLQSSTAFFMNIHARFLFETRFYERRREGMLSADELNRLMEEAQREAFCGVLGKAHPTFWASKLHFYLTDVPFYNFPYTFGYLFSCGIYAIAKQEGPSFAKRYVALLRDTGSMNVEDLAQKHLGVRLDGPDFWRGAVSLTTQDVRNFLALTDK; from the coding sequence ATGTCAACTTATCCGATGAAGTGGGACTTGGAAGGCATCTATGAAGGCGGGTCGCAATCGGCCGCTTTTACTGAAGAGCTTGGCGGGATCGAGCGGGATATCGAGGCGCTGGCTGCGGATTTGAAGGAAGCGGCGCGCGCCGGGACGGAACCGGACGGCGGGAAGCTGTCGCGTTGGACATCGGCGGTGCAGTCGATCCTGCTGCGCCTGCGCGAGTCCGAGTCGTTCGTGGCGTGCCTGCTCGCACAGCAAGTGAAAGATTCGGCGGCGATCGGGCTGAACGACAAGGTGAAGACGCTGGCCGCGAAATTTAACGCCGCGCTGACCGACTTTGACGAGCAGCTGCGGCGCACGGACGAACAAGCCTGGCGGAGCTGGCTTGCCGGGGGTGATACGGCGCAGGTTGCTTTCGCGCTGAACGAGCGGCGCGAGGCGGCAAGGGAGAAGCTGCCGCCCGAGCAGGAGGCGCTCGCCGGCGAGCTCGCGGTGGACGGCTACCACGGATGGGGAGATTTTTATAACACGATCGTAGGACGGGCCCGTTTCGAGGCGGTGGAGCCGGACGGGACCCGCAGGACGCTGTCGGCGGGTCAAATGCACAACCGGCTTTCGAACGCCGACCGGAGCGTCCGGGAAGCTTCGTTTGCCGAATGGGAGCGCGAATGGGGCGAACAGGCCGAGCTGTGCGCCGAGACGTTGAACCGGCTGGCCGGGTTCCGTCTGAAGCTGTACGGCAGGCGTGGCTGGCAGTCGGCGCTCAAGGAGCCGCTGCTGATGAACCGGATGAGCGAGGCGACGCTCGAAGCGATGTGGTCGGCGGTCGGAGAAGGCAAGCCCGAGCTGGTCCGCTATTTGGAACGGAAGGCCGGCATGCTCGGCATCGAGCGGCTGGATTGGCACGATGTGGAAGCGCCGATCGGCTCGGCAGGGAGAACGGTGCCATACGACGAAGCGGCGCGCTTTATCCTGGACCGTTTTCGCGCATTCAGTCCGGATATGGCGAGCTTCTCCGAAACAGCGTTCCGAGACGCCTGGATCGAAGCGGAGGACCGGGCCGGCAAACGTCCCGGGGGCTTCTGCACCTCTTTCCCGAAGAGCGGCCAGACGCGCATCTTCATGACTTACTCCGGCACGGCTTCGAATATCTCGACGCTTGCGCACGAGCTGGGGCATGCTTATCATCAGCACGTTATGGACGATCTTCCCCCGCTGGCCCAGGAATACGCGATGAACGTCGCGGAGACGGCCTCGACTTTCGCGGAAATGATCGTGGCCGATTCGGCGCTGCAGGCCGCGGCCGATCCGGAGGAGAAGCTTACTCTGCTCGAAGATAAGCTGCAGAGCTCGACCGCTTTCTTTATGAACATCCATGCCCGTTTCCTGTTCGAAACGAGGTTCTACGAGCGTCGGCGGGAAGGAATGCTGAGCGCGGACGAGCTGAACCGGCTGATGGAAGAGGCGCAGCGCGAAGCCTTTTGCGGCGTACTGGGCAAAGCGCACCCGACGTTCTGGGCGTCGAAGCTGCATTTTTATTTGACCGACGTGCCCTTCTATAACTTCCCATATACGTTCGGGTACCTGTTCAGCTGCGGCATTTATGCGATCGCCAAGCAGGAAGGACCGTCGTTTGCGAAGCGTTATGTCGCGCTTCTTCGCGATACGGGCTCGATGAACGTCGAGGATTTGGCGCAGAAGCATCTCGGCGTGCGTCTGGACGGCCCGGATTTCTGGCGCGGGGCCGTGTCGCTGACGACGCAGGATGTACGGAATTTCCTGGCATTGACGGACAAATAA
- a CDS encoding Flp1 family type IVb pilin → MSKLWNGAVRLWKSEEGIGTLEIVLIIAVIILLALLFKNWIIGLMNNLTGKASKQADEIFS, encoded by the coding sequence ATGAGCAAGCTTTGGAATGGAGCAGTACGTCTGTGGAAATCGGAGGAAGGCATCGGAACGTTGGAAATCGTTTTGATCATTGCCGTCATCATCCTCCTCGCGCTGTTATTCAAAAATTGGATTATCGGGCTGATGAACAATTTGACGGGCAAAGCCAGCAAGCAGGCGGATGAAATTTTCAGCTAG
- a CDS encoding type II secretion system F family protein yields MAVLIAAVLMTAVWLGALAVAERTKRQGNGAAQPTGIAAMNHLYGRRFLMMPFRLLLDRVGIWDRLQPFMSGLHSKLLILQGGRWTVESTRQYAAFTIGSGYGFALAGAWLAALSGERLVFAVGALVGVVFPAAKWRDVSKKVETRRQDIQLVLPELLDKLMLLIGAGETVQRALFKCAERRKGQSHPLYEELRRATEAVRNGESFAAAIEAFSRRCAVQEVSVFTTTLLLNSRRGGDRLALALKELSYALWEKRKSVARARGEEASSKLVFPLVGVFLVLMVLVASPAILLLGK; encoded by the coding sequence GTGGCCGTACTTATCGCCGCCGTCTTGATGACGGCGGTATGGCTCGGAGCTTTGGCGGTCGCCGAGCGGACAAAGCGTCAGGGCAACGGGGCTGCGCAGCCGACCGGGATTGCCGCAATGAATCATCTGTACGGCAGGCGGTTCCTCATGATGCCGTTCCGGCTGTTATTAGACCGCGTCGGCATTTGGGACCGGCTTCAGCCGTTTATGTCCGGTCTTCATAGCAAGCTCCTCATTCTGCAGGGCGGACGATGGACGGTCGAGTCGACCAGGCAGTATGCGGCGTTTACAATTGGCTCCGGCTACGGATTTGCGCTTGCCGGCGCATGGCTGGCCGCGCTTAGCGGGGAGCGGCTCGTATTTGCCGTCGGCGCGCTGGTCGGCGTCGTTTTCCCCGCTGCCAAATGGCGGGACGTCAGCAAAAAAGTGGAGACGCGGAGGCAGGATATTCAGCTGGTGCTGCCGGAGCTGCTCGATAAGCTGATGCTGCTCATCGGGGCGGGTGAAACGGTACAGCGGGCGCTCTTCAAATGCGCCGAGCGCCGAAAAGGGCAGTCCCACCCTCTATACGAGGAGCTGCGCCGCGCGACTGAAGCCGTCCGCAACGGGGAGTCGTTCGCGGCTGCGATCGAGGCGTTCAGCCGCCGCTGCGCCGTCCAGGAGGTGTCGGTATTTACGACGACGCTGCTCCTCAATTCCCGCCGGGGCGGCGACCGGCTGGCGCTTGCGCTGAAGGAGCTGTCGTATGCGCTGTGGGAGAAACGGAAGTCGGTCGCCCGGGCAAGAGGCGAGGAAGCATCCTCGAAGCTTGTTTTTCCGCTGGTTGGCGTGTTTCTTGTTTTGATGGTGCTGGTTGCATCGCCGGCTATTTTGCTGCTGGGGAAATAG
- a CDS encoding type II secretion system F family protein: MKKSAGISRLLEWMGWPGTAGAASGRTYRLPDYTDYRLSRRQFFTAAGCGCGIVFAAAYLFYHSAAAAFVLSLLGAAAPRIHRRALLERRRANLTLQFKEALYSLSSSLAAGRSVENAFAAALEDLKLMYPDPDTAVLKEFEIIRTRLTYGEPLEQALSDFSRRAAIDDVDQFCDVFVTCKRSGGDLVEVIRRTSQTIGEKLEVQQEIAVMIAQKRYESRIMMAVPFVFLAFLGFAAPDYMKPLYAGIGYAVLTISLLLLSVCFWLMAKVMNIRI; this comes from the coding sequence ATGAAGAAGTCCGCCGGGATAAGCCGCCTGTTGGAATGGATGGGCTGGCCCGGGACGGCCGGGGCCGCTTCCGGCAGAACGTACCGCCTGCCCGACTATACGGATTACCGCCTGAGCAGGCGGCAGTTTTTCACCGCTGCAGGCTGCGGGTGCGGAATCGTGTTCGCGGCGGCTTACTTGTTTTACCACTCTGCGGCGGCGGCGTTCGTCTTGTCTCTGCTGGGAGCCGCAGCGCCGCGTATTCATCGCCGCGCGCTGCTGGAGCGGAGAAGAGCCAATCTGACGCTGCAGTTTAAAGAGGCGTTGTATTCGCTCAGCTCATCGCTGGCAGCCGGCCGGTCGGTCGAAAATGCATTCGCGGCGGCTCTCGAGGATTTGAAGCTGATGTACCCCGATCCGGATACGGCGGTGCTGAAGGAATTCGAGATTATTCGGACCCGCCTGACTTACGGCGAGCCGCTCGAGCAGGCGCTGTCCGATTTCAGCAGACGCGCCGCAATCGACGACGTCGATCAGTTTTGCGACGTGTTTGTCACATGCAAGCGCTCCGGAGGAGATTTGGTGGAGGTCATCCGGCGCACATCGCAGACGATCGGCGAGAAGCTTGAGGTACAGCAGGAAATCGCCGTTATGATTGCCCAGAAACGGTACGAATCGCGCATTATGATGGCCGTTCCGTTCGTTTTTCTCGCTTTTCTAGGCTTCGCCGCGCCCGATTATATGAAGCCGCTGTACGCGGGAATCGGCTATGCGGTCTTGACGATTTCGCTCCTGCTGCTCTCCGTTTGCTTTTGGCTGATGGCGAAGGTTATGAATATTCGCATTTAG
- a CDS encoding CpaF family protein, producing MEEAVQTLKAAIRQDLDLDHAAPDGEFMERIERAVFTWSRDHPLTASEKARLVRRLFHSFRGLDVLQPLMDDPSVTEIMINSHEELFVERGGRLSRLPAAFESRERLEDIIQSVVAGVNRVVNESTPIVDARLKDGSRVHIVLPPVALKGPTMTIRKFPAKPLHMDELVGLGALTKEAADTLSQLVRAKYNLFISGGTGSGKTTFLNALSQFIPEDERIVTIEDSAELQIRTVPNLVSLETRNANTEGRGEIAIRDLIRASLRMRPDRIIVGEVRGAEAVDMLQAMNTGHDGSLSTGHANSARDMMSRLETMALSGADLPLAVIRQQIGSAIDIVVHLSRLRDRSRRVLEISEVIGAGEEGARLQPLYRFEEEGERDGRVIGSLKRTPNVMQRIWKLRMAGISRLEEVEA from the coding sequence GTGGAGGAAGCGGTGCAGACGCTTAAGGCGGCCATCCGTCAAGATTTGGATTTGGACCATGCGGCTCCGGACGGGGAGTTTATGGAACGGATCGAGAGGGCCGTTTTTACCTGGAGCCGGGATCACCCGCTGACGGCTTCCGAGAAGGCGCGGCTTGTCCGGCGGCTGTTTCATTCGTTTCGCGGCCTGGATGTGCTTCAGCCCCTGATGGATGACCCGTCGGTGACGGAAATTATGATTAACAGCCACGAGGAGCTGTTCGTCGAGCGCGGCGGCAGACTGAGCCGGCTGCCGGCCGCGTTCGAAAGCCGGGAGCGGCTGGAGGATATTATCCAGTCCGTCGTCGCCGGCGTTAACCGGGTCGTCAACGAGTCGACGCCGATCGTGGACGCCAGGCTGAAGGACGGCTCGCGCGTCCATATCGTGCTTCCGCCCGTCGCTTTGAAAGGGCCGACGATGACGATTCGCAAGTTTCCCGCGAAGCCGCTTCATATGGACGAGCTTGTCGGGCTTGGCGCACTGACGAAAGAGGCGGCCGATACGTTGAGTCAGCTCGTCCGGGCGAAATACAACCTGTTTATCAGCGGCGGAACGGGATCGGGAAAAACGACGTTTCTGAACGCGTTGTCCCAGTTCATTCCGGAGGATGAACGGATCGTCACCATCGAGGACTCCGCAGAGCTGCAAATTCGCACCGTGCCGAATCTGGTTTCGCTTGAGACGCGCAATGCGAATACGGAAGGGCGGGGCGAGATCGCCATCCGCGACCTGATCCGCGCATCGCTTCGGATGAGGCCGGACCGGATCATCGTCGGCGAGGTCAGAGGCGCGGAAGCGGTCGATATGCTTCAGGCGATGAACACGGGGCATGACGGGTCCTTAAGCACCGGGCATGCCAACAGCGCGCGCGACATGATGTCCCGGCTGGAAACGATGGCGCTGTCCGGCGCCGACCTCCCCCTTGCCGTTATCCGGCAGCAGATCGGTTCGGCGATCGATATCGTCGTTCATTTGTCGAGGCTGCGGGACCGCTCCCGGCGGGTGCTGGAGATCAGCGAGGTCATCGGCGCCGGCGAAGAAGGCGCCCGGCTTCAGCCGCTCTACCGGTTTGAAGAAGAGGGCGAGCGGGACGGAAGGGTAATCGGAAGCTTGAAACGGACGCCGAACGTGATGCAGCGGATATGGAAGCTGCGAATGGCCGGCATTTCCCGGCTCGAAGAGGTGGAGGCATGA
- a CDS encoding YycC family protein, whose product MTGPLQISPETALKLSKELHVPLEHLMHMPKHILLQKLAELAAKEDKPAKSDAGDGGGEKPGDQAP is encoded by the coding sequence GTGACGGGCCCGCTGCAAATTTCGCCGGAAACGGCTTTAAAACTTTCCAAGGAACTCCATGTGCCGCTCGAGCACCTGATGCATATGCCCAAGCATATTCTGCTGCAAAAGCTTGCCGAGCTCGCCGCCAAAGAGGACAAGCCCGCCAAATCCGATGCCGGAGACGGCGGCGGAGAGAAGCCCGGAGACCAGGCGCCATGA
- the ylbJ gene encoding sporulation integral membrane protein YlbJ, whose protein sequence is MVRFLFRPAVIPAWSAALIVLLLALFPAEALEASVKGLSIWWQVLFPALFPFFVISELLLGFGIVHFFGTLLDPFMRPLFRLPGIGGFVVTMGYASGYPVGARLTAQLWEQGLINRAEGERLVAITTTSDPIFLIGAVSVGFFHNAALAPLLAAAHYGGALVIGLLMRFHDRNAPATAAIPAGTSGGPPGMRRSSRFARAVYAMHNARLLDGRPVGTLLQDSIQAALRLMIVVGGLVVFFSCIMALLTKTGAIGAMAGGVETILSVLGIPPALAEAVVNGLFEVTLGAKSAGAAAGSGLLHQAAIAAFVLSWAGLSVHAQVVSLLSRTDLRYRPFLLARLAHGLLAVLLVYALWPSLGPAS, encoded by the coding sequence ATTGTCCGATTTCTGTTCAGGCCCGCCGTCATCCCGGCATGGTCGGCGGCGCTCATCGTCCTGCTGCTTGCGCTGTTCCCGGCGGAAGCGCTCGAGGCGTCCGTCAAAGGGCTGTCGATCTGGTGGCAGGTGCTCTTCCCGGCTTTATTCCCTTTCTTCGTCATTTCCGAGCTGCTCCTCGGTTTCGGCATCGTCCATTTCTTCGGCACGCTGCTCGACCCGTTCATGCGTCCGCTGTTCCGGCTGCCGGGCATCGGCGGCTTCGTCGTGACGATGGGCTATGCGTCCGGCTATCCGGTCGGCGCCCGGCTGACCGCGCAGCTGTGGGAGCAGGGGCTTATAAACCGCGCCGAAGGCGAGCGGCTCGTCGCCATTACGACCACCTCCGATCCGATTTTTCTGATCGGGGCGGTCTCGGTCGGATTTTTCCACAACGCGGCGCTTGCTCCGCTGCTTGCCGCCGCTCATTACGGCGGCGCGCTCGTAATCGGCCTGCTGATGCGGTTCCACGACCGGAACGCGCCGGCGACGGCGGCGATTCCGGCCGGCACCTCCGGCGGTCCGCCGGGCATGCGCCGGAGCTCGCGCTTCGCGAGGGCGGTCTATGCGATGCATAACGCGCGACTGCTCGACGGCCGGCCTGTCGGCACGCTGCTCCAGGACTCGATTCAAGCGGCGCTGCGGCTGATGATCGTGGTCGGCGGCCTGGTCGTTTTCTTCTCGTGCATCATGGCGCTGCTGACCAAGACAGGCGCGATCGGCGCGATGGCCGGCGGGGTCGAAACGATTCTCTCGGTGCTCGGCATTCCGCCCGCGCTGGCGGAAGCCGTCGTAAACGGGCTGTTCGAGGTGACGCTCGGCGCCAAATCGGCGGGAGCGGCCGCCGGCAGCGGTCTTCTCCATCAAGCCGCGATCGCCGCGTTCGTGCTGTCCTGGGCCGGGCTTTCGGTCCATGCGCAGGTCGTCAGTCTGCTCAGCAGAACGGACCTCCGCTACCGTCCCTTCCTGCTCGCCCGGCTGGCCCACGGGCTTCTCGCCGTTCTGCTCGTCTATGCGCTGTGGCCGTCGCTCGGACCGGCTTCCTGA
- a CDS encoding AAA family ATPase, which translates to MSKQQFVIAVKEADYIERLGEYIRHSPFGEQWQMTAFTNRTAFRHFIRAGYPIHFIAAQSHMLEELEDRDLGVPTAALVMRTGECPGRPEILQYQPLPRLLQAVSAVCAAAGVRPEGGVSGGKAAVAAVYSASGGIGKTTLALHLSQLAGVRGMRVFYLNLEPWNATSLWFGDEASDDLPYMLYTLQTQPDKSALRLTELRRRHPAMGLDYFAPCGNPDELLELSPDNARLLIDTIAGSGQYDLVVADTGWGLNRLHVEVLLAADYPLWLVGRDEVSRRKTEAALRYAERKWGRSFEEAKRRFRFLLAGEGSRASGFDERLKIRFDGEIPFVEEWRRAGEPFGAQGSAAYRTAAEALLGRAAASRKEG; encoded by the coding sequence ATGTCCAAGCAGCAGTTCGTCATCGCTGTTAAAGAAGCGGATTACATTGAACGGCTGGGCGAATATATTCGTCATTCCCCTTTCGGGGAGCAGTGGCAAATGACCGCCTTTACGAACCGTACCGCCTTCCGCCATTTTATCCGGGCCGGGTATCCCATCCATTTCATTGCGGCCCAGTCACACATGCTGGAGGAACTGGAGGACCGGGACCTCGGCGTTCCGACGGCGGCGCTTGTTATGCGGACGGGCGAATGTCCCGGCCGGCCGGAAATTTTACAGTATCAGCCGCTGCCCCGGCTGCTTCAGGCGGTATCTGCCGTCTGCGCGGCAGCAGGCGTCCGGCCGGAGGGAGGCGTTTCGGGCGGGAAAGCGGCCGTTGCGGCCGTGTATTCCGCGTCCGGAGGCATCGGCAAGACAACGCTGGCGCTGCATCTGTCCCAGCTGGCCGGCGTGCGGGGCATGCGGGTATTTTATTTGAACCTGGAGCCGTGGAATGCGACCTCGCTGTGGTTTGGGGATGAAGCCAGTGACGATTTGCCGTACATGCTTTACACGCTGCAGACCCAGCCGGACAAGTCCGCCTTGCGGTTGACGGAGCTTCGGCGAAGGCATCCGGCAATGGGACTTGACTACTTCGCGCCTTGCGGCAACCCGGACGAGCTGCTCGAGCTGTCACCGGACAACGCACGCCTTCTGATCGATACGATTGCCGGATCGGGGCAGTACGATCTCGTTGTGGCGGATACGGGCTGGGGCTTGAACCGTCTGCATGTTGAGGTGCTTCTGGCGGCGGATTACCCGCTGTGGCTGGTCGGCCGAGACGAGGTTTCCAGACGCAAGACGGAAGCGGCGCTGCGCTATGCCGAACGGAAATGGGGCCGCAGCTTTGAAGAAGCGAAGCGGCGGTTCCGGTTCCTGCTGGCGGGAGAAGGCTCGCGCGCATCCGGCTTTGACGAACGGCTGAAGATCCGCTTTGACGGCGAAATCCCCTTTGTCGAAGAATGGCGGCGGGCCGGCGAACCGTTCGGTGCACAAGGCTCGGCGGCATATCGTACCGCGGCGGAAGCGCTGCTCGGCAGAGCGGCCGCCTCCCGAAAGGAGGGATAA
- a CDS encoding globin — MNAYRTIYEAVGEDRGIRSIVEAFYPKVQRHPLLGPLFPKDIRPVMEKQRMFLTQFFGGPALYSDQYGHPMMRARHLPFPVTPERAEAWLGCMREALAETDLPKPLQELVLERLSGPAHHFVNTQE; from the coding sequence ATGAACGCCTATCGAACGATTTACGAGGCTGTTGGGGAGGATCGGGGGATCCGAAGCATTGTCGAGGCCTTTTATCCAAAAGTGCAGCGTCATCCGCTGCTTGGTCCGCTGTTCCCGAAGGACATCCGGCCCGTTATGGAGAAGCAGCGCATGTTTCTGACCCAATTTTTTGGAGGGCCGGCTCTCTATTCCGACCAATACGGGCACCCGATGATGCGGGCGCGCCATCTGCCGTTTCCGGTCACGCCCGAGCGGGCGGAAGCGTGGCTCGGCTGCATGCGGGAGGCGCTGGCCGAGACGGATTTGCCGAAGCCGCTGCAGGAGCTCGTATTGGAGAGACTATCCGGACCTGCGCACCATTTTGTAAACACGCAGGAATAG
- the ndk gene encoding nucleoside-diphosphate kinase, with the protein MERTFVMVKPDGVARNLIGPIIARFEQKGLKLRAVKLMRIDRPLAERHYGEHREKPFFGELVDFLTSGEVCAMVWEGQNAVACARMLIGKTNPVEAAPGTIRGDFALDVSSNIVHGSDSPESAVREIGLFFGEARPDAFPFGEAAQAEAGQVNPTH; encoded by the coding sequence ATGGAACGTACATTTGTGATGGTAAAGCCCGATGGTGTAGCCCGCAATTTGATCGGCCCGATTATCGCCCGATTTGAGCAAAAGGGACTGAAGCTGAGAGCGGTCAAGCTGATGCGGATCGATCGTCCGCTGGCGGAGCGGCATTACGGGGAGCACCGGGAAAAGCCGTTTTTCGGTGAATTGGTCGACTTCCTGACCTCGGGTGAAGTATGCGCGATGGTCTGGGAGGGACAAAACGCGGTTGCCTGCGCCCGCATGCTCATCGGCAAAACAAACCCGGTCGAAGCGGCGCCGGGCACCATTCGCGGCGATTTCGCGCTCGACGTTTCGAGCAATATTGTGCACGGATCGGATTCGCCGGAAAGCGCGGTGCGTGAAATCGGCCTGTTTTTCGGCGAAGCCCGGCCGGACGCTTTTCCGTTCGGCGAAGCTGCGCAGGCGGAGGCCGGTCAGGTCAATCCGACGCATTGA
- a CDS encoding nitroreductase family protein — MNESQMTAAAGSALEDIIHARRSVRQYQPNVAIPDETLNEILELAAAAPSSWNLQHWRFLVIKDQARKDRIKAIAYGQQQVSDASVIVVILGDLEANKTAADLYEAQVAAGTLPQKVLDTLVGQIEAAYQNAQFARDEANKNAGLAAMQLMLAAKAKGYDTVPMGGFDPAALVRELNIPPRYFPVMMIPIGLAAAPARQTERLPLSTLVVNETF, encoded by the coding sequence ATGAACGAATCGCAGATGACTGCCGCAGCAGGCAGTGCTTTGGAGGATATCATTCACGCGCGCCGGTCCGTTCGGCAGTACCAGCCGAATGTCGCCATTCCGGACGAAACGTTAAACGAGATACTGGAGCTGGCCGCGGCGGCCCCTTCCTCGTGGAATTTGCAGCATTGGCGGTTTCTCGTGATTAAAGATCAGGCGCGGAAGGACCGGATCAAAGCGATCGCTTACGGCCAGCAGCAGGTATCCGACGCTTCCGTAATCGTTGTTATTCTGGGCGACCTCGAAGCGAACAAAACCGCCGCCGATCTGTACGAGGCCCAGGTTGCGGCCGGAACGCTCCCGCAGAAGGTTCTCGATACCCTGGTCGGCCAGATCGAAGCCGCCTATCAGAATGCGCAGTTTGCCCGCGACGAAGCGAATAAAAACGCCGGACTCGCAGCCATGCAGCTGATGCTGGCTGCCAAAGCGAAAGGATACGACACGGTACCGATGGGCGGATTCGATCCCGCCGCGCTTGTACGGGAGCTGAACATTCCGCCGCGCTATTTCCCGGTCATGATGATTCCGATCGGGCTTGCGGCCGCTCCGGCCCGCCAAACCGAACGTCTCCCGCTGAGCACGCTCGTCGTAAACGAAACGTTCTAA
- a CDS encoding polysaccharide deacetylase family protein, with translation MNVYVRQKWLMLLGALIAASMIVFGLFGPHKAASHAVQPPRQRPGSQTRRFLAGEQSPPLSGSDGAVLYNGKIAVLMFHDIEPVSRNNDIITPAQFEGDLDQLRSRNIHFISLRQFRQFMRGGAVPPNAALVTFDDGYESFYKYAYPALKKRGIGGVCFVITGDLSKNARVFTPHMTAAQIRTMTEDDPDIEVQAHTDSLHYKIDSKHDALTGYLVKMGVRESRAAYIRRISNDIKSCISKLMPLNSRPIDTFAYPYGLHSPDAVQTLRKAGIAYAFTTKAGLAARTANPMLLPRLNGGSPKIGPAALYREIVNAALTGSEPLGPRAVPFRTVTGKRPLLKAAPRTDHTDLSHAVPHTVTHTGRWLPALKPHQPSAGLRSKPSFPHQQKAPWNPPQRFLFSLPRPAAGRSPTRLSPPKLGRSQPVSARQCVGLT, from the coding sequence ATGAACGTTTATGTTCGCCAAAAATGGCTGATGCTGCTCGGAGCTCTGATCGCCGCGTCGATGATCGTGTTCGGTCTATTCGGACCCCATAAAGCGGCAAGCCATGCGGTCCAGCCGCCGCGGCAGCGGCCGGGCAGCCAGACGAGGCGGTTCCTCGCGGGCGAACAGTCGCCGCCTTTGTCCGGCTCGGACGGCGCGGTGCTGTACAACGGGAAAATCGCCGTGCTGATGTTTCACGACATCGAACCCGTATCGCGCAACAACGATATCATTACTCCTGCGCAATTCGAAGGCGATCTGGACCAGCTCCGGAGCCGCAACATCCATTTTATCTCGCTCCGGCAATTTCGCCAGTTCATGCGGGGCGGCGCCGTGCCGCCCAACGCCGCGCTCGTTACGTTCGACGACGGATACGAAAGCTTTTACAAATACGCGTATCCGGCCCTCAAAAAAAGGGGCATCGGCGGCGTCTGCTTCGTCATTACAGGCGATTTGAGCAAAAATGCGCGGGTCTTCACGCCGCATATGACGGCCGCTCAAATCCGAACGATGACGGAGGACGATCCGGACATCGAGGTCCAGGCGCATACCGATTCGCTTCATTACAAAATCGATTCGAAGCACGATGCGCTGACCGGCTACTTAGTGAAAATGGGCGTCAGGGAATCGCGGGCGGCCTATATCCGGCGCATTTCAAACGACATCAAGTCGTGCATTTCCAAGCTGATGCCGCTGAACAGCCGGCCCATCGATACGTTCGCATACCCGTACGGGCTCCATTCGCCGGACGCCGTGCAGACGCTCAGAAAAGCCGGCATCGCGTATGCCTTTACGACAAAAGCCGGGCTCGCGGCGCGCACGGCCAACCCGATGCTGCTGCCCCGCCTGAACGGCGGCTCGCCGAAAATCGGCCCGGCCGCCCTATATCGCGAGATCGTCAATGCCGCGCTGACCGGCAGCGAACCGCTTGGACCGCGCGCTGTCCCGTTCCGCACCGTAACCGGCAAGCGTCCTTTGCTGAAGGCAGCGCCTCGCACGGACCATACGGACCTTTCCCATGCCGTGCCGCACACCGTCACTCACACCGGGCGGTGGCTGCCTGCCTTAAAACCGCATCAGCCGTCAGCCGGGCTTCGCAGCAAGCCGTCCTTCCCGCACCAGCAAAAAGCGCCGTGGAATCCTCCACAGCGCTTTTTATTTTCGCTCCCGCGGCCTGCTGCCGGACGCTCTCCTACCCGTCTGTCGCCGCCCAAACTGGGCCGTTCTCAGCCGGTATCCGCTCGTCAATGCGTCGGATTGACCTGA